The genomic region TGGATCGGTAATTTTTGCCAGCGTATGTTTCTGCAAATGATTTTGACGTTTATATCAGATAATAACCTTTGTATTACCCCATAGTGGGTCGTGACGCAGATTTATTGATAATGATGAAGAGTAAGATACCAACCGATGATCTTATCGTGCATTTCCTCTGACTTCGAAAAGCAAATTGTTCTGCGGGTCAGTCGTTTGATATGTGTGCGAAGATTAAGATTATGCCGTTCTGTCCGTTGGGTATATTTCTTGCTCACCACGTGGCCTGTTGCACTTAACAGAACTTTATAAACCGGCCAGGCATCTGTCATATAAAAGGCAATGTTAAATTTGCTTAACAGAGCCAGCAATCGTCGCAGGGTCGGGGCATTTCTCGGGCCGAAGACGTGGGCCAGAGCACGTTTGCGGATACGGTCATAAGCATAGAACAACCACCGGGGATTGCTTCTACACCGCACGTAAGACCATTGTTCACTGGCTTCACAGCAGATAACAACCTCCGTTTCGGGGTCGATATTCTCAGCTACCTGCTTTGGCGAAATTTTTTTACGTGCCGCAGAACCGTATTGAGGCTGATACCGAGAACCCGTGCGGTATCGCGACATCCGTAACCATTCATGGCCATATTAACAATGGTCTGGTGTGTGTCTGGTTTGGCACCGGAGTAGCTAAAGTTGAGCAGAAAGGTCTTTGAACAATGCTTGCAGATCTAACGTTGGGCACCGGATGCTGAATGTCCGTTACATCGTACAGCATGAGTTTCATTGCACTGAGGGCAGACGACATCAACTTTAGCCATATGTTACATCCAAAGCGCAAAGCATACGTTATCAGCAAGTCTGCGTCACGACCCCATAGTGGTGAAGTTTTTTAGCGAGTAATTCCTGGCGTATTCTTTCGGCGTCTAGGGTTGATTTTTCTGAGGCCATTAAGGAGCAGGTTAATGAAAGTTGCATCGGGGCAATTCGCAGTGAGTCGTGACTGGCATCAGAATCAGGCTACTGTCATTTCTCTTATGGTGCAGGCGCTGGTGGGTGGTGCCGATTTACTAGTATTACCTGAAAGCGTATTGGCCCGTGATAATATCGATCCAGACTGGGGCGTTACAGCTGCACAGCCTCTCAATGGATCTATTGTTACTGCGGTCTGTGCAGCAAGCCGGGGTAATCAGCTGACCACGATAATGACTGTTTATGTTCCCAATGCTAATGGCAAGGTGTTGAACGTATTGATTGTACTGCGTGATGGGGAAATCATTGGTCGTTACGACAAGCTACATCTCTATGATGCTTTTAATATGCAGGAATCGCGTAACGTGGTCGCAGGCAACAGCGTGCCACCGTTAATCACTGTTGCTGGTATCAATGTTGGTCTGATGACCTGCTACGATATCCGCTTTCCTGAACTGGCCCGGCGATTGGTGCTGGATGGTGCAGATGTGCTGGTGTTGCCTGCTGCATGGGTCAAGGGAGCACTGAAAGAAATGCACTGGGAGTTGCTGGTGGCAGCCCGTGCGCTGGAAAACACTTGCTACATGGTGGCAGCAGGTGAATGCGGCCCACGCAATATTGGTAATAGCCTGGTGGTTGACCCGTTTGGGGTGATCGTTGCAAGGGCGGCTGAAGCACCGGCATTGATTTTTGCCGATATTGATCCAGCACGCCTCACTTATGCTCGGAGTCAACTTCCAGTACTGCAAAACCGACGTTTTACTGCTCCTGAACTTGATAAAAACACGGTGATACGACCCCTTGACGGTGTTTAAACCTGAATTATTAGCGGTACTGAAAAAGGATTTTTCCTGTTACGTATTTACGGTCAGCGTCAGCAAACATAGTCAACGTTAATGAAGAGGTACCAGTACCGTTTTTCGATTAAAAAATACCTTTTAGGTTTTCCATATTGCCCGGATTTATCAGACAAAAAATCTTTAACGTGTGAAACCGTTCTGTTAAGCGTCAAACCCTTTTATCTGGCGGCCGTTATCACTGCTCTGCGCAGATATTACTCTGTTACAGATTGCGGTTGTATTGACGTGGAATGTGCGAGTTAATACACTTTACTGTTATCGGTTTTGTCATTGGTTCAGATTAAATAAGAAGGTGCGTAATGGAAGGTATCAGTATTGTCAAGCTGCTGATGATCGGTGCTCTGATTGTATTGCTGTTCGGAACCAATAAGTTGCGCTCTTTAGGGGGCGACTTGGGGGCTGCCATTAAAGGCTTTAAAAAAGCCATGAGCGACGACGACGCTTCCGCTAAAAAAACGCAGGTTGAAGAAGATAAGCCCGCCGAACAGGTTGCTCACAAAGAGTAAATCGCTGCAAAGGCAGAAAAAACGGATGACGTCGTCATCCGTTTTTTATTATCAACACTAAACCACCTCCTGTGGAGGTGGTGATCGTTCATGTGGGGCTTTGCCGGTAGAATGCCCATGCTAAATACTGCCCCGGTTTGTTACCAGCAAATCAAGGAGTAAATAGCATGAGCAGATATGAATCCGCTTCCCACGTATTCTATCGCTGTCAGTATCATCTTGTATGGACACCGAAGTACAGATACAAAATCCTCAAAGGTCATCTCGGTAAAGAGGTTTACCGCAGCATCTACATTTACAGCAATATGAAAAAATGCGGGTCTTCCCCTGTTGTGGTGGCTAAGGGCATTATGATGGCAGTCTTGATTTTCTGAGGAGTCTGCCATGGACGAAAAGTCCCTCTATGCCCATATCCTTAACCTGTCCGCACCGTGGCAGGTAAAATCCCTTTCTCTTGATGAAAAATCTGGTTCAGTGACTGTGATTGTCGGCATTGTCGGGCACACTCAACTGACCTGTCCAACATGCGGTAAATCCTGCCCCATACATGACCACCGGCGTCGCAAATGGCGTCACCTCGATACCTGTCAATTCACCACGCTGGTTGAAGCTGATGTACCCCGCATTGACTGCCCCGAGCACGGTTGCCAGACACTGCCGGTTCCGTGGGCGGGGCCAGGCAGCCGCTACACCCTGTTGTTCGAAGCCTTTGTTCTTTCATGGCTGAAAATTAGCACCGTGGATGCTGTCAGAAAGCAGCTCAAACTCAGTTGGAATGCCGTGGACGGCATCATGATGCGCGCAGTAAAACGAGGCCTGGCCCGGATAAAACAACCCTTATCGGCCCGTCATCTCTGCGTGGATGAAGTCGGGTTCAAAAAAGGACACCAGTACGTCACCGTTATCTCTGACAGGCAGGGACGCGCTTTGCAACTGACCGACGATCGCGGTGTAGAAAGTCTTGCCAGTTATCTGCGTAGCCTGAGAGATCACCAGCTTGAAGAGATAAAAACGCTGTCTATGGACATGAACACGGCCTATATCAGTGCTGCACGCATCCATCTCCCCAATGCCGTGGATAAAATCGCCTTCGATCACTTCCATGTGGCAAAAATGTTGTGCGCCATCGTTGATAAAACCCGTCAGGCTGAGATGAAACAGATCCCGTCGTCAGACAGGAAAGACGCCCACCGCTCACGCTACTTATGGTTTTACAGCAAACAAAATCGCTTTGGGCGCCGCGCTGAGAGGTTAGAAGTTGCCCGGCTGGTGTTACCGCAAACGAACCAGTGCTGGGTAATGAAAGAGCTTGCCCGCGATCTGTGGCACCGCCGCTATGACGACCATAGCCGTAAGTTGTGGCAGGAATGGATGGCGATGGCTAAAGACACCGGCATACCACTCATGGTCAGCATTGCCCGCATGGTGGCAAAGCGGCTTTACGGCATTCTGAATGCGATGAAAAACCGGGTATCGAACGGCAATGCGGAGTCTCTGAACAGTAAAATACGGTTGCTGAGGATCAAGTCACGGGGCTTCAGGAATAAAGAACGGTTCAAGCTGGGCGTAATGTTCCACTACGGGAAGCTGAACATGGCGTTCTGAGTCTCCCACCATGATCGGGGAAGTCCCAAAAATGCACAGTAGTTGAGCTAAATGTGGAGATATATCATATGCATCTGGTGGTGAGGACGCCGCCTGGCTTGAGTGTTTCTGAGTTGATGGGATTTGTGAAAGGGCGAACGGCCATCAGGCTGTTCGCGAAGTTTCCTTATCTCAGGAAGCACAAGCTTTAGTGTAACCACTTTTGGCAAAGAGGGTATTTTGTGGATTCGGTGGGTGCAAAAGAAGAAGTAATTCGAAGGTATGTGCGGTACCAGGACAAGGTTGCCAAAGAGGAAGAAGAAAGGCACATACAGCTCGGACTGGAAAGGTGGTGTTTAAGCCCCCTTTTAGGGGGCGGTGTCTTTGTGTAAGCAGATGTAACTAAAGAAAATCAGGATAGCGTCTGGTTATTTCACCTCAAGACCCTTGGCTTGCATATCTGCATGGTATGAAGAACGAACGAAGGGGCCACAGGCCGCGTGGGTAAAGCCCATTTCTATCGCTGCGGTTTTCATCTCATCAAATTCCGCAGGGCTCACATAACGCTGCACGAGCAGGTGATGACGACTGGGTTGTAAATATTGTCCGAGCGTCAGCATGGTCACGCCGTGACGACGAAGATCGCGCATGACTTCAACAATCTCGGCATTGGTTTCCCCCAGTCCGACCATCAGACCGGATTTTGTTGGGATTTCCGGGTGTGCTTCTTTAAAGCGTTCAAGAAGTTTCAGGGACCACTCATAATTTGCACCGGGACGAACCTGGCGATAAACACGTGGCACGTTTTCGAGATTGTGGTTAAAAACATCCGGTGGCGTGGCATTAAGAATATCCAGTGCACGATCCATGCGACCACGAAAGTCGGGTACCAGTGTTTCGATTTTTATGGTCGGATTTTTAGCCCGTATAGCGCGAATACAATCTGCAAAATGTTGAGCACCGCCATCGCGAAGATCATCGCGATCAACAGAAGTTATAACCACGTAGCGCAGGCCCATATCAGCAATGGTTTGTGCCAGCTTTTCTGGCTCATTGGTGTCAGGTGCTACCGGACGACCATGCGCCACGTCGCAGAATGGGCAGCGCCGCGTACATATAGCGCCCAGAATCATGAAAGTGGCAGTGCCGTGGTTAAAACATTCTGCAAGGTTAGGGCAAGAAGCCTCTTCACAGACAGAGTGCAGGCCATTTTTACGCATGGCAGCCTTAATGCCCTGAATGCGGCTGGAATCTGCCGGGAGTTTGATTTTCATCCACTCCGGCTTACGTAAAATTTCAGCACGTTCTGTGACCACCGCCTTTACCGGGATCAGGGCCATTTTATCTGCATCACGGTACTTAACGCCGCGTTCCATCTGAATGAGTTTACTCATAATCTTGCAGGTTCCAGGTTGGCATGCGCTCTGTATGTCGCAAAAATGCAAAGAGTGGTTTTACCATCAAAGGCCAGTGTCTTAAACTTTTTTTGATAAAGCGCGAAAATTATATCACTGCTGTTGCCGGGTTGCAGCCAGCCCGCAAGATAAAATGTGACGTGGTTGTAAACTAACAGGTGTAATAGCTTTCAGGAAGGGCGGATTCGGTCTGCCAGATTACATCGCTAATTTGCAGCCCCCGGGCGAAATTATTCACCAGTAGTGGCCGCACATCGGCTGGTTGGGTGCCGGGTCTCAACACGCTGATCTGGGTCATCTCCATACCGGCATAG from Erwinia tracheiphila harbors:
- a CDS encoding deaminated glutathione amidase, coding for MKVASGQFAVSRDWHQNQATVISLMVQALVGGADLLVLPESVLARDNIDPDWGVTAAQPLNGSIVTAVCAASRGNQLTTIMTVYVPNANGKVLNVLIVLRDGEIIGRYDKLHLYDAFNMQESRNVVAGNSVPPLITVAGINVGLMTCYDIRFPELARRLVLDGADVLVLPAAWVKGALKEMHWELLVAARALENTCYMVAAGECGPRNIGNSLVVDPFGVIVARAAEAPALIFADIDPARLTYARSQLPVLQNRRFTAPELDKNTVIRPLDGV
- the tatE gene encoding twin-arginine translocase subunit TatE, which translates into the protein MEGISIVKLLMIGALIVLLFGTNKLRSLGGDLGAAIKGFKKAMSDDDASAKKTQVEEDKPAEQVAHKE
- a CDS encoding ISL3 family transposase; translation: MDEKSLYAHILNLSAPWQVKSLSLDEKSGSVTVIVGIVGHTQLTCPTCGKSCPIHDHRRRKWRHLDTCQFTTLVEADVPRIDCPEHGCQTLPVPWAGPGSRYTLLFEAFVLSWLKISTVDAVRKQLKLSWNAVDGIMMRAVKRGLARIKQPLSARHLCVDEVGFKKGHQYVTVISDRQGRALQLTDDRGVESLASYLRSLRDHQLEEIKTLSMDMNTAYISAARIHLPNAVDKIAFDHFHVAKMLCAIVDKTRQAEMKQIPSSDRKDAHRSRYLWFYSKQNRFGRRAERLEVARLVLPQTNQCWVMKELARDLWHRRYDDHSRKLWQEWMAMAKDTGIPLMVSIARMVAKRLYGILNAMKNRVSNGNAESLNSKIRLLRIKSRGFRNKERFKLGVMFHYGKLNMAF
- the lipA gene encoding lipoyl synthase codes for the protein MSKLIQMERGVKYRDADKMALIPVKAVVTERAEILRKPEWMKIKLPADSSRIQGIKAAMRKNGLHSVCEEASCPNLAECFNHGTATFMILGAICTRRCPFCDVAHGRPVAPDTNEPEKLAQTIADMGLRYVVITSVDRDDLRDGGAQHFADCIRAIRAKNPTIKIETLVPDFRGRMDRALDILNATPPDVFNHNLENVPRVYRQVRPGANYEWSLKLLERFKEAHPEIPTKSGLMVGLGETNAEIVEVMRDLRRHGVTMLTLGQYLQPSRHHLLVQRYVSPAEFDEMKTAAIEMGFTHAACGPFVRSSYHADMQAKGLEVK